A DNA window from Rhizobium jaguaris contains the following coding sequences:
- a CDS encoding ABC transporter ATP-binding protein, with amino-acid sequence MKRNVVLQLTGVERHYGQGETRLSILKGADFALSSGEIVALVAPSGTGKSTLLHVAGLLEHPDGGEVTINGHACEGLSDEKRTAVRRSEIGFVYQFHHLLPEFSALENIMMPQLISGLSWKEASARAAQLLDYMRIGHRADHRPAELSGGEQQRVAIARAVANAPLVLLADEPTGNLDPDTAHYVFDALEALVRQSGLAALIATHNHDLAARMDRRVTINDGKVVEF; translated from the coding sequence ATGAAGCGCAACGTCGTTCTCCAGCTTACGGGCGTGGAGCGTCATTACGGGCAGGGCGAAACGCGGCTGTCGATCCTGAAGGGCGCCGATTTTGCCTTGAGCAGCGGCGAGATCGTCGCCCTCGTCGCACCCTCGGGAACGGGGAAATCGACGCTTTTGCACGTGGCAGGTCTGCTGGAGCATCCCGACGGCGGCGAGGTGACGATCAACGGCCATGCCTGTGAGGGATTGTCCGACGAAAAGCGTACCGCCGTCCGCCGCAGCGAGATCGGCTTCGTCTATCAGTTCCATCATCTGCTGCCGGAGTTTTCGGCGCTGGAAAATATCATGATGCCGCAGCTGATATCCGGTCTCTCATGGAAGGAGGCGAGCGCCCGTGCCGCCCAGCTCCTCGACTATATGCGCATCGGCCACCGCGCTGACCATCGCCCGGCTGAGCTTTCCGGCGGCGAACAGCAGCGTGTCGCCATCGCCCGAGCCGTCGCCAACGCCCCGCTGGTGCTTTTGGCCGACGAGCCGACCGGCAACCTCGATCCGGATACCGCCCACTATGTCTTTGACGCGCTGGAGGCGCTGGTACGCCAGTCCGGACTTGCGGCGCTGATTGCCACGCACAATCACGACCTCGCCGCTCGCATGGACCGCCGCGTCACCATCAACGACGGCAAGGTCGTTGAGTTCTGA
- the mce gene encoding methylmalonyl-CoA epimerase, with protein sequence MLRRINHIAIAVPDIAAASATYRDTLGAKVSAPQSLPEHGVTVVFVELPNTKVELLEPLGDASPISAFLAKNPDGGMHHICYDVDDILAARNHLIAAGARVLGNGEPKIGAHGKPVLFLHPKDFFGTLIELEQRTVL encoded by the coding sequence ATGCTCAGGCGCATCAATCACATTGCGATTGCCGTTCCTGACATCGCTGCTGCTTCTGCCACCTATCGCGATACGCTCGGCGCCAAGGTTTCGGCACCGCAATCCTTACCGGAACACGGCGTCACCGTCGTTTTCGTCGAATTGCCGAACACGAAAGTCGAGCTGTTGGAACCCCTCGGTGATGCCTCGCCGATATCTGCCTTTCTCGCCAAGAACCCCGACGGCGGCATGCACCATATCTGCTACGACGTGGATGATATACTCGCGGCACGCAATCATCTGATTGCGGCCGGTGCCCGCGTACTCGGCAATGGCGAGCCCAAGATCGGCGCTCATGGCAAGCCGGTGCTCTTCCTGCATCCCAAGGACTTTTTCGGGACTCTCATTGAACTTGAGCAGCGCACAGTCCTTTAA
- a CDS encoding lipoprotein-releasing ABC transporter permease subunit, translating to MAVSAAVEQQGKVLKTSPSSRPFSGFERLVAWRYLRARRKEASISVIAGFSLVGIMLGVAALIIVMAVMNGFRAELFKQILGFNGHVVVQPVDSPLNDYASLAQRLAAVPGVTMALPLVEGETLASGRGGSGTGALVRGIRAEDLTKLKTVSDHIVDGDMVGFTAGQGVMVGSRLARQLGLTVGDQITLTAPDGDVTPFGVNPRVKAYAISGIFEVGMSEYDSSVVFMPLEESQLFFNAEGIVEKIELFVSNPDDVDELRPKIEAAAGRQVFLTDWRQVNETFFSALQVERNTMFMILTLIVIVAALNIISGLIMLVKDKGSDIAILRTMGATSGAIMRIFFMTGAAIGVVGTVAGVALGVVVCLNIESIRQFFSWISGTVIFNPEVYFLSKLPAQMNLGETISVVVMALTLSFLATIFPAWRASRLDPVQALRYE from the coding sequence ATGGCGGTAAGCGCGGCAGTGGAGCAGCAGGGGAAGGTCCTGAAAACCAGCCCATCATCGCGTCCGTTCTCCGGCTTCGAACGGCTCGTCGCCTGGCGCTATCTGCGCGCCCGGCGCAAGGAAGCATCGATTTCGGTCATCGCCGGCTTCTCGCTGGTCGGCATCATGCTCGGCGTCGCGGCTTTGATCATCGTCATGGCCGTCATGAACGGTTTTCGCGCGGAGCTCTTCAAGCAGATCCTCGGCTTTAACGGCCATGTCGTTGTCCAGCCGGTGGATTCGCCTCTGAATGATTATGCTTCGCTGGCGCAGAGGCTTGCTGCCGTCCCCGGCGTCACCATGGCATTGCCGCTGGTCGAAGGAGAGACGCTTGCTTCCGGCCGCGGCGGTTCGGGCACTGGCGCACTCGTGAGGGGTATCCGCGCCGAAGACCTCACCAAGCTTAAGACCGTTTCGGACCATATCGTCGATGGCGATATGGTTGGCTTTACAGCCGGCCAGGGCGTTATGGTCGGCTCACGTCTGGCCCGGCAACTGGGTCTTACCGTCGGGGATCAGATCACGCTCACGGCACCAGACGGCGACGTGACGCCCTTCGGCGTCAATCCGCGGGTCAAAGCCTATGCGATCTCCGGCATCTTCGAAGTCGGCATGTCGGAATATGATTCCTCCGTGGTCTTCATGCCGCTGGAGGAATCGCAGCTCTTTTTCAATGCCGAGGGGATCGTCGAGAAGATCGAGCTCTTCGTCAGCAATCCGGATGATGTCGACGAATTGAGGCCGAAGATCGAGGCGGCGGCGGGGCGGCAGGTCTTTCTGACGGATTGGCGACAGGTCAACGAGACCTTTTTCTCGGCGCTGCAGGTCGAACGCAACACTATGTTCATGATCCTCACGCTGATCGTCATCGTCGCTGCACTCAACATCATTTCCGGCCTGATCATGTTGGTGAAGGATAAGGGAAGCGATATCGCCATTTTGCGCACCATGGGCGCGACATCCGGGGCGATCATGCGCATCTTCTTCATGACGGGCGCGGCGATCGGCGTCGTCGGCACGGTCGCCGGCGTCGCGCTCGGTGTCGTCGTCTGCCTCAACATCGAATCGATCCGCCAGTTCTTCTCCTGGATATCTGGCACGGTGATCTTCAATCCCGAGGTCTATTTCCTCAGTAAGTTGCCGGCGCAAATGAATCTCGGCGAGACCATCTCGGTGGTCGTGATGGCGCTGACGCTATCCTTCCTCGCCACGATCTTTCCGGCCTGGCGCGCCTCGCGGCTCGATCCGGTGCAGGCGCTACGGTACGAATAA
- the proS gene encoding proline--tRNA ligase: MRLSRYFMPILKENPKEAEIVSHRLMLRAGMIRQQSQGIYSWLPLGKRVLDKVNNIIREEQNRSGAIELLMPTLQSAELWQESGRYDAYGKEMLRIQDRQERPMLYGPTNEEMVTDIFRSYVKSYKDLPLNLYHIQLKFRDEIRPRFGTMRSREFMMKDAYSFDLTMEGAVHSYNKMFTAYLRTFNRLGLRAIPMRADTGPIGGNLSHEFIILADTGESEVFCHKDFVNFDIPAEDTNFDDVAGLKGIFDKWTSLYAATSEMHDEAAFNAIPEGERLSARGIEVGHIFYFGTKYSEPMGAKVQGPDGKEYAVHMGSYGIGPTRLVPAIIEASHDENGIIWPASVAPFDAVVINMKAGDQACDAACETVYAALSKAGKDVLLDDRDERAGTKFATADLIGVPVQIIVGPRSIANGEVEVKDRKTGARETMTVEAALNRLAG; encoded by the coding sequence ATGCGTCTGTCTCGTTACTTCATGCCCATTCTGAAGGAAAATCCCAAAGAGGCTGAAATTGTTTCTCATCGGCTGATGCTGCGTGCCGGCATGATCCGCCAGCAGTCTCAGGGCATCTACTCCTGGCTGCCGCTGGGTAAGCGCGTTCTCGACAAGGTCAACAATATCATCCGCGAGGAACAGAACCGTTCCGGCGCCATCGAGCTGCTGATGCCGACGCTGCAATCGGCTGAGCTCTGGCAGGAAAGCGGCCGCTATGACGCCTATGGCAAGGAGATGCTGCGTATCCAGGACCGTCAGGAGCGCCCGATGCTCTATGGCCCGACGAATGAGGAGATGGTCACCGACATCTTCCGTTCCTACGTCAAGTCCTACAAGGATTTGCCGTTGAACCTTTATCATATCCAGTTGAAGTTCCGCGACGAGATCCGTCCGCGCTTTGGCACCATGCGTTCGCGTGAGTTCATGATGAAGGACGCTTATTCCTTCGATCTCACGATGGAAGGTGCCGTGCACTCCTATAATAAGATGTTCACGGCCTATTTGCGCACTTTCAATCGCCTCGGCCTCAGGGCAATCCCGATGCGCGCTGATACCGGCCCCATCGGCGGCAATCTCAGCCATGAATTCATCATCCTTGCCGACACTGGCGAATCGGAAGTCTTCTGTCACAAGGATTTCGTCAATTTCGATATTCCTGCGGAAGACACGAATTTTGATGATGTCGCAGGGCTGAAGGGCATCTTCGACAAGTGGACGTCGCTTTATGCGGCAACCTCCGAGATGCATGATGAGGCGGCCTTCAATGCCATTCCTGAAGGCGAGCGCCTGTCGGCCCGGGGCATCGAAGTCGGCCATATCTTCTATTTCGGAACGAAATATTCCGAGCCGATGGGCGCGAAAGTGCAGGGTCCTGACGGCAAGGAGTATGCCGTCCACATGGGATCTTACGGTATTGGCCCGACCCGCCTTGTTCCCGCCATCATCGAAGCATCGCATGACGAGAACGGAATCATCTGGCCGGCTTCGGTCGCGCCCTTTGACGCCGTCGTGATCAACATGAAGGCCGGCGATCAGGCCTGCGACGCCGCTTGCGAAACGGTCTATGCAGCGCTTTCGAAGGCCGGCAAGGACGTGCTTCTCGACGACAGGGACGAGCGCGCCGGAACGAAGTTTGCCACCGCCGATCTGATCGGCGTGCCCGTGCAGATCATCGTCGGGCCACGATCGATCGCGAACGGCGAAGTGGAAGTCAAGGACCGCAAGACGGGTGCCCGCGAGACGATGACTGTCGAAGCGGCGCTCAATCGGCTGGCAGGCTGA
- a CDS encoding DUF5680 domain-containing protein, producing MPDLAELNDFIVTAKAETYVGDGVALPSCCNGSHDIGYARGRWRYLDSYFGGTDFAGQELIWLDDEPVWAMNYFGRIAEPDLIDAKATGMIIKAALMRLYLDEKRFLGGFEFDHPLGRYVDRSTGDCDHFIGHEIILVNERKAYELDYRGGLIVP from the coding sequence GTGCCGGATCTTGCCGAGCTGAATGATTTTATTGTCACCGCCAAAGCCGAAACCTATGTCGGCGACGGCGTAGCTCTTCCGTCCTGCTGCAACGGTTCGCATGATATCGGCTATGCCCGCGGCCGTTGGCGCTATCTCGACAGCTATTTCGGCGGCACGGATTTCGCCGGACAGGAGCTGATCTGGCTCGATGACGAGCCCGTGTGGGCAATGAACTATTTCGGACGGATCGCGGAGCCCGATTTGATCGACGCCAAGGCCACGGGCATGATTATCAAGGCGGCCCTCATGCGGCTTTACCTAGATGAGAAACGCTTTCTTGGCGGCTTTGAATTCGACCATCCGCTTGGCCGCTATGTCGATCGCAGCACCGGCGATTGCGATCATTTTATCGGCCACGAGATCATCCTGGTGAACGAGCGTAAGGCCTATGAGCTGGATTATCGCGGCGGGCTGATTGTCCCTTGA
- a CDS encoding ribonuclease J, with the protein MANQDELVFLPLGGVGEIGMNLALYGYGAPAHRQWIMVDCGVTFPGPDLPGVDLVLPDIRFLAKERKNLKGIIITHAHEDHYGALNDLWPGLNVPVYASAFTAGLLEAKRDYEKSMGEIPITPFKAGDRINVGPFSIEGVAVNHSIPEPMSLMIRTPVGNVIHTGDWKIDHEPSLGPLTDEARFRQLGDEGVLALMCDSTNALRDGVSPSEKDVSESLRKIIEDAEGRVAITTFSSNVGRIRTIAEAAEAAGREILLLGSSLKRVVDVARDIGIMEGIKPFIAEDEYGYIPRDKVVVILTGSQGEPRAALAKLSRDEMRNVALAAGDIVVFSSRAIPGNEKAIQDIKNGLTEQGVHVVTDAEALVHVSGHPRRNELQRMYEWTRPKVVVPVHGEATHLTAHKDLAEQSGISIVPRVRNGDILRLAPGPVEVIGEAPHGRIFKDGTLIGDFDEMGIGERKKLSYVGHVAVNVVLDARYDIVGDPDLVPIGLPAYDDEGEEMEDTLFDAIVGAIESIPRARRKDIDMLQEAVRRAVRATANQSWGKKPVVTVFVTRVTGQ; encoded by the coding sequence ATGGCGAACCAAGACGAACTGGTGTTTCTGCCACTTGGCGGCGTCGGCGAGATCGGTATGAATCTCGCGCTTTACGGCTATGGCGCGCCGGCACATCGCCAGTGGATCATGGTTGATTGTGGCGTTACCTTTCCTGGGCCGGATCTGCCCGGTGTCGATCTCGTGCTCCCCGACATCCGCTTTCTCGCCAAGGAGCGCAAGAATCTCAAGGGTATCATCATCACCCATGCGCATGAGGATCATTACGGCGCGCTGAACGATCTATGGCCCGGCCTGAATGTTCCTGTCTATGCCTCGGCCTTCACCGCCGGCTTGCTGGAAGCCAAGCGCGACTATGAAAAGTCGATGGGCGAGATCCCCATTACACCGTTCAAGGCCGGCGATCGTATCAATGTTGGCCCGTTCAGCATCGAAGGCGTGGCCGTCAATCACTCCATTCCCGAACCGATGTCGCTGATGATCCGCACGCCGGTCGGCAATGTCATCCATACCGGCGACTGGAAGATCGACCACGAACCATCGCTTGGACCGTTGACCGACGAGGCACGTTTCCGCCAGCTCGGCGACGAAGGCGTGCTGGCGCTGATGTGCGATTCCACCAATGCGTTGCGCGACGGCGTGTCTCCCTCGGAAAAGGATGTTTCGGAAAGCCTGCGCAAAATCATCGAGGATGCCGAGGGGCGGGTGGCGATCACCACTTTCTCCTCGAATGTCGGCCGTATTCGCACCATTGCCGAAGCCGCCGAGGCGGCGGGTCGCGAGATATTGCTGCTTGGCAGTTCGCTGAAGCGCGTTGTCGACGTCGCCCGTGACATCGGTATCATGGAGGGCATCAAGCCGTTCATCGCCGAAGACGAATATGGCTATATCCCGCGCGACAAGGTCGTCGTCATTCTGACCGGCAGTCAGGGCGAGCCGCGTGCCGCCCTCGCCAAACTCTCGCGCGACGAGATGCGCAATGTCGCGCTCGCCGCCGGCGATATCGTCGTTTTCTCCTCGCGCGCTATTCCCGGCAATGAGAAGGCGATCCAGGATATTAAGAACGGCCTCACCGAGCAGGGCGTGCATGTGGTGACGGATGCAGAAGCGCTGGTCCATGTCTCCGGTCATCCTCGCCGCAACGAGCTGCAGAGGATGTATGAATGGACGCGGCCGAAGGTCGTGGTGCCGGTGCATGGCGAGGCAACGCATCTGACCGCGCACAAGGACCTGGCCGAGCAATCCGGGATCTCCATCGTGCCGCGGGTTCGCAATGGCGATATTTTGCGGTTGGCGCCGGGGCCGGTCGAGGTGATTGGCGAGGCGCCGCATGGTCGTATCTTCAAGGACGGCACGCTGATCGGCGATTTCGACGAGATGGGCATTGGCGAGCGTAAGAAGCTCTCCTATGTCGGCCATGTCGCTGTTAACGTCGTGCTCGACGCCCGCTATGATATCGTCGGCGATCCCGATCTCGTGCCGATCGGCCTTCCGGCCTATGACGACGAGGGCGAGGAGATGGAGGATACCCTCTTTGACGCCATCGTCGGTGCCATCGAGAGCATTCCACGCGCTCGCCGCAAGGATATCGACATGCTGCAGGAGGCTGTGCGCCGCGCTGTGCGCGCCACTGCCAACCAGAGCTGGGGCAAGAAACCGGTCGTGACCGTGTTTGTCACGCGCGTCACCGGGCAATAA
- a CDS encoding DUF1467 family protein → MAQQIFSTCAVYFVVWWITLFAVLPFGLRTQAEDNHVILGTVESAPTKFRGWRVVLITTLVSAVIYGAWYVSSHYLGFGFDSIPPIVPRD, encoded by the coding sequence ATGGCCCAGCAGATTTTTTCGACTTGCGCGGTCTATTTCGTTGTCTGGTGGATTACGCTTTTCGCCGTCCTGCCGTTTGGTTTGCGCACACAAGCCGAAGATAACCATGTCATTCTCGGCACGGTCGAGAGTGCGCCGACGAAATTTCGTGGCTGGAGGGTGGTGCTGATCACGACGCTGGTATCCGCTGTGATCTACGGCGCGTGGTACGTCAGCTCGCATTATCTGGGTTTTGGCTTCGACTCGATCCCGCCCATTGTTCCACGCGACTGA
- a CDS encoding biotin--[acetyl-CoA-carboxylase] ligase: MASDMNGRKSLADFRHDALSETASTNSECLERARAGDAGNLWVTAGRQTGGRGRRGRPWVSERGNLYASLLLIDPAPMDRLGSLPLAVAVGVHQAVRGVLPLAAEPVEVKWPNDILIGRKKTCGILIEGEALPDGRYALVIGIGINVSVMPENPLYPVTCLHEHGTTVSPEELFAHLYASMAEALTIWNSGKGVREVTARWREVACGIGEKITVNLPDRSISGHFAGIDDNGLLMLDTGDGKILPIAAGDVFFNRR, from the coding sequence ATGGCGTCTGACATGAACGGCCGGAAGTCGCTCGCCGACTTCCGGCATGATGCGCTTTCGGAGACTGCGTCCACCAATAGCGAATGCCTGGAGCGGGCGCGGGCAGGCGATGCCGGCAATCTCTGGGTGACGGCAGGCCGCCAGACGGGCGGCCGCGGGCGCCGCGGGCGTCCATGGGTGTCCGAACGCGGCAACCTCTATGCTTCCCTTCTTCTGATTGATCCGGCTCCCATGGATCGCCTCGGTTCTCTGCCTCTGGCCGTCGCGGTTGGAGTGCACCAGGCGGTGCGCGGCGTGTTGCCGTTGGCGGCCGAGCCTGTCGAGGTCAAGTGGCCGAATGACATTCTGATCGGTCGCAAGAAGACCTGCGGCATTCTGATCGAGGGAGAAGCTCTTCCCGACGGCCGTTATGCGCTGGTGATCGGTATCGGCATCAACGTTTCCGTCATGCCGGAAAACCCGCTCTATCCAGTCACCTGCCTGCACGAGCACGGCACGACAGTGTCGCCGGAAGAGCTGTTTGCGCATCTTTATGCCTCTATGGCCGAGGCGCTCACGATCTGGAACAGTGGCAAAGGCGTCCGCGAGGTAACCGCACGTTGGCGCGAGGTCGCCTGCGGCATCGGTGAAAAGATCACTGTAAACCTGCCGGACCGTTCGATTTCCGGCCATTTCGCCGGAATAGATGATAATGGCTTGTTGATGCTCGATACCGGTGACGGCAAGATTTTGCCGATTGCCGCGGGCGATGTTTTTTTTAATCGTAGGTAG
- the nuoN gene encoding NADH-quinone oxidoreductase subunit NuoN has translation MTADTILASLHLSIPELILAVGALVLLMIGVFAGERSGPTITGLAIAVLAVAGLWIIFVPGEGLAYGGAYLADGFSRFMKVVALIGSIVAMFMSMGHAREQQLDRFEFPVLLLLATLGILLMISAHDLISLYLSLELQSLALYVVAAINRDSIKSTEAGLKYFVLGALSSGMLLYGMSLVYGFTGHTTFDAIATALTAETRSLGLVFGLVFVLAGLAFKISAVPFHMWTPDVYEGAPTPVTAFFAGAPKVAAMAILTRIVVTAFHPVLADWQQIIVFISIASMLLGSFAAIGQRNFKRLMAYSSIGHMGYALVGLAAGNKTGVSGVMLYMVIYMVMTLGSFAIIMAMRRKDGRQVENIDDLAGLSATNPFMAVVLTALMFSLAGIPPLAGFFGKYFVFVAAIQAHLYALAIIGVLASVVGAYYYLRVIKVMWFDEAKDEFTRTAGSLRLVFGLSGLFVVAYVFFGGAIGGAADLAAATLF, from the coding sequence ATGACTGCTGACACAATTCTTGCAAGCCTGCATCTTTCCATCCCGGAGCTCATCCTCGCGGTCGGTGCGCTTGTGCTGCTCATGATCGGGGTCTTCGCGGGCGAACGGTCGGGCCCGACCATCACCGGCCTTGCCATCGCCGTTCTCGCGGTGGCCGGTCTCTGGATCATCTTCGTGCCGGGCGAAGGCCTGGCTTACGGCGGCGCCTATCTCGCCGACGGCTTCTCGCGCTTCATGAAGGTCGTGGCGCTGATCGGCTCGATCGTCGCCATGTTCATGAGCATGGGACATGCGCGCGAGCAGCAGCTCGATCGTTTTGAGTTCCCGGTGCTGTTGCTGCTGGCAACCCTCGGCATTCTGCTGATGATCTCGGCCCATGACCTGATCTCGCTTTACCTTTCGCTGGAGCTGCAGTCGCTGGCACTTTACGTCGTTGCTGCCATCAATCGCGACAGCATCAAGTCGACGGAAGCTGGCCTGAAGTATTTCGTGCTCGGCGCGCTGTCCTCGGGCATGCTGCTCTATGGTATGTCGCTGGTCTATGGCTTCACTGGTCACACCACCTTCGACGCCATCGCTACGGCGCTCACCGCGGAAACCCGCTCGCTCGGTCTCGTTTTCGGCCTGGTTTTCGTTCTCGCAGGCCTGGCCTTCAAGATTTCCGCCGTGCCGTTCCACATGTGGACGCCGGATGTCTATGAAGGTGCGCCGACCCCGGTCACCGCCTTCTTTGCCGGTGCCCCGAAGGTTGCGGCCATGGCGATCCTGACCCGTATCGTCGTCACCGCTTTCCATCCGGTGCTTGCCGACTGGCAGCAGATCATCGTCTTCATCTCGATTGCTTCGATGTTGCTCGGCTCCTTCGCCGCGATCGGTCAGCGCAACTTCAAGCGACTGATGGCCTATTCCTCCATTGGTCACATGGGCTATGCGCTGGTCGGTCTCGCTGCCGGCAACAAAACCGGCGTCTCCGGCGTCATGCTTTACATGGTCATCTACATGGTCATGACCCTCGGCTCCTTCGCCATCATCATGGCGATGCGTCGCAAGGATGGCCGCCAGGTTGAAAACATCGACGACCTCGCTGGCCTTTCCGCGACCAATCCGTTCATGGCGGTTGTGCTGACGGCACTGATGTTCTCGCTTGCCGGTATCCCGCCGCTCGCCGGGTTCTTCGGGAAGTACTTTGTTTTCGTCGCGGCCATTCAGGCTCATCTCTATGCGCTCGCTATCATCGGCGTTCTCGCATCGGTCGTCGGCGCCTACTATTATCTGCGCGTCATCAAGGTGATGTGGTTCGATGAAGCCAAAGACGAGTTCACCCGCACCGCCGGTTCGCTGCGTCTGGTCTTCGGACTCTCCGGTCTCTTTGTGGTCGCCTACGTCTTCTTCGGCGGTGCTATCGGCGGTGCGGCCGATCTCGCTGCCGCGACGCTGTTTTGA